The genome window AACGCAGTGGGCATGGGGGAAGGTTTGGGGGAAATATAAATCGATTGTTTTTCTCTTCGTTTGCGTTCTCCGTTTGTCCTGGAcgactattttttttttcctgcagcaaatACTAACAAGAGAAGCAACTTCCTAAAGATACAGTTACCAACGGCAAATTCTGGCGAGGGAGGTGATGAAAAAACTGGGTTGTTTTTCCTGGGAGAGACCAGGCGAAGGACGGACAGAAAGTACTAAAAGCCTGTGCTAAAAGCTTGAGTGGACCCCTAACTGTATTAAATCATGGGAAATGTATTGGAGGAAATGAGATAATttcagggtgaaaaaaaaaaaaagtactttttttttcgGGGGGAGAACACAGCCACTTTCTGCAGTGACGCCGTCTAGCTCCTGTGTTATGCAGGTTCCCGTGCAATGTGTCAATGGAAAACGCAATGCGGCTCCGCGGGGCGCTGGGCACCCGCGGAGCAGCTGCCAGAGGAAGGCAAGGACTGTCCCGCAGGCAGAAGCCCGGCAAGCGCGGCACGTCGCCCTGCCTGCCGCGGAGAGAAGTCTCGGAGGGGACTGCCCTCCCCGGGAGGGGAGGCGGCGAGCTGctccgggccgggcccggcgccgcAGCGcggcccccggggccgggggtgcgggACCCGTCCTGCCACTTGTAAACTGGGTGGATGCTCTCAGAGATCCGACCTTGGTTCGTGagctcattatttttattcGCGTGCATAATATCCTGCCGTGCAGGGCAGTGCTGTTTTCTACACCCTCCACAAAACGGCTCATTACGGAATTGAAGCTGTTGGTCATAAACCCTCCCAAATACGCAGTTTTTTGGGACACCGAGGGGCTCTCGCTGGAGCAGAGGTGTCGGCAGGGCTGAGGTCTTCTGCGGGCGTCGCTGCGGCTGCACTGTGATTTGCTTTGATGTAACGGAGCTCAAAAAGCTCCGAAACCCTGTGCTTTAGGTGCTCCTTTCTTTCGGCGGCCTTATTTAAAACGTCGTGACGAGAGAGAAAATTTCACCGCATTTATTGCAAGAGGAAACACAACGGGAGATGGGAATACAAATTGAAAGATATCCGGAGATACAAAGTCTCTTGTTTCTCTGGACTTCGGTGTGTTAGCAATGTTTTCACTAGAAATCTGCGTGCAGGGACATAAAAGGATGAGAAACTTGTGCCTCCGCAAACCGTCCTCATAATTACGTAGGGTTTCATGTACTGAGAGTAAATACTGATTCGACTTATAACCCAGAGAAACACGTAATCACGTCTGGCTCACTTAGCTGGTTATGAAAGATTAATAGCAATTAAGTGGTTAGAGCTAATGAACGTGAACTCGAGTTTGCCATCCGGTTGTTGCTGTGATTAGTGGCACCCGTTTGTCATTCCTCACCCCGTTTCCAGAAACTGCCAGCGATTATTAGAccggctgcagagcagggctgcggGACGGGCGCCTGCTGCGCGACCTGCCGCGCTCCCGCTCGgcccctccgcgcccgcggCAGCCCAGCAGCCCGGGGACCCGCCACTGCCTGCCCGCCTGCTCAGCaagggcacccccagccccgaaATCGTGTCAGCTCTGAGTTTCACCTCCGCGGCGGCTGTGTCTCTTCTCTCCTGCGCCTGAGCCTCCGTCGGGACAGTAAACATGGCCCCAGCTATAGGCTTTTCAGCGGCCGCGGAGtttccctgcccttccccgcGGAGCTGCCGCCTTTCCAGGAACTTGTTGCCCTCCGCGCCCGAGAGAGGGTTAAGTGTCTGCGATACGCAACCGCGGAGCGACAGGAGCCggcccagaggggctggggctggggttggggttggcgctggggctgggactCGTCTTCGGAGCTTTCTCCATTTCCAGCTCTTCGCCCTCCTGCAATTTCCATCCCGCCTCAGCGGGAGAGTCGAGAGAGACGACAGAAGGATTTGCCACAGTCTTGGGAAGTCACCCCCAGAACAGCCGTCAAGCATAAGCAAACTCTGCGTTTTAACTAGGCTGCCTTACCACGACATGAACTGACactgcaaggggaaaaaagccacatCTAATGAGTGCCAGGTTTAGCATCTTGCTCTGATCACAGACCCGGTGCCTTTTCCTGGCCGGTAGCAATATCTGGGGAGTTAAAGGAGGGGGGTGTCTCCCATGGACCGAGAGCTCAGTGGAGCCAGGGGTACCCCTTCTCCCCTATAACAAAGCCCTTCTCCTCCGTACATCgccgggaagaagggaggtggggaggatGGGATACAAAGCCCGTGTCAGGTTTTTTCACCTCTGCCGCAGACACAACAATGAGCTGGGGAAGGTCTCGCCGGGGGTCCGGTCAGACCCCTGCCCGCGCCTCCAAAAGGGCCGCTGCCCGCGCCTTCAAAAGGGCCAGCGGAGGACCGAGGGTCCAAGGGTCCTCCGCTGGCCCTTTTGAAGGCGCGGGCAGGAGGAATGGGGGGATGAAAGCCACGGGGGCCAGGCTGGCCCGGAGGGGCATcaccgccgcccgcccgcccaacccctccccagcgccggggccgcggcggggcgggagcgcggcggcggggcgggggtgggaagggagggggggcCGCCGCCGGTGCGGACCGGGGGGCTGCGAGGCGAAAGGGGCAGTGCGGGCAGCGGGAGGGTCACATGTTTCGACGGCAGCCTATGAGCAGCCCCCCGGGCTGCGGCAAACTAATCTGGAGCCGGCCGCCCCCACCCCCGTCCCCCCTCCCAACCTGGACTTCGTTTTTATAAACGTACCGCCAGGATCCAACCTGTTGGAGGCAAATAACCATTTGCATCATGCCCGGCCGGGGaccgagccgccgccgccgccgcccgcgaTGTGCAAGGCCATGAGCAAAGCAGCGAGCTGGGAGATGGACGGACTGCGCGGCGacagcagcggcggcggcggcggcggcggcggcggcggagcccccgGGCAGTGCCGTAATTTTCTCTCCTCGCCCGTTTTCGGGGCGGCGCACACGGGCCgagcggccgccgccgccgctgccgccgccgccgcctcggggTTCGCCTACGCCGGCGGAGGGGAGCGCTcgggggcggcggcgaggcCCGACCCCCCGGCCAAGGACTGCCCGGGCTccgccgcgccggccgccgcccccgcgctcGGCTATGGGTATCACTTTGGCAATGGATACTATAGCTGCAGGATGTCCCACGGGGTTGGGATCCAGCAAAACGCCCTGAAGTCTCCCCCCCATGCCTCCATTGGCGGCTTTCCCGTGGAAAAGTACATGGACGTCTCCAGTCTGACCAGCACGAGTGTCCCCGCCAATGAAGTCTCCTCCAGGGCGAAGGAAGTGTCCTTCTACCAGGGCTATACAACCCCCTACCAGCACGTTCCTGGGTACATAGACATGGTCTCAACGTTTGGCTCTGGGGAACCGAGACACGAAACATACATATCAATGGAGGGCTATCAGTCTTGGACTCTGGCTAATGGCTGGAATAGTCAGGTTTACTGTGCCAAAGATCAGACACAGAGCTCACACTTTTGGAAATCGTCCTTTCCAGGTACgagagggagagaaatgctCTGAGCTGAACCCCCCCGCGCCTCCTCCGCCTGCCCgtcccctcccccgccccccgggctGCAGGGGCGGCCTGCCGAGGTGGACAGGCTGCACAGACACGCACAGAGCGGAGAGAGAAGGGGGGACGGTggatttccctttttccttccccccacccccccaccccgaagGAAACCTCACCCTCTGCTTTCCACCCCGCGGGACagaccccagagcccccccgcCACCCAGCGCCAGGGCCCCGGACCCCCGTCCCGCGGGCGCCGGGGCGGCCTCGggctccttctgctgctgcttccctcgGCGGCCGGGTTTGTATTCGCGGTTGCAGCTTGCAGGACGATGGCTCGAAGGCTGGCGCTCCTCTGCCTCTCCGGCTGGCGACTGACCCGGCCCCAGAGCACTTAAGAGACTGCGAGCAGTGAGGGCACAGAGGCACAAACCACATGCAAACAAACCGGGGAAACACACACCAAAGCGATTTCTGTGTGTGCGCTGCCAGGACCGACCTGCTCTCGGCCCCCCAGCCAATGCCCCCGCCGTCCTGCATGCTCGCTAGCGATGCATGGCTGGGAAGTGATGACAGTCCATCAAGGCTGCGGTGCTTTACTAACGTGCAAATAATGTGGCagtgtaaataataataaactgtaaACAACCCGGCATTATTTATTTGCCCGTGAAAACCCGTGCCCGACAAGTATCGGTTAAGCTTTAAACGCCTGtaataaaattctaatttttcacATAATGTCTTTTACAATAGGGGACGTTGCACTAAACCAGCCCGATATGTGTGTCTACCGGCGTGGGAGAAAGAAGCGAGTGCCGTACACAAAACTGCAGCTTAAAGAACTCGAGAATGAATATGCCATTAACAAGTTCATTAACAAGGACAAGAGGCGAAGGATATCCGCAGCCACAAACCTGTCTGAGAGACAAGTTACCATTTGGTTTCAGAACAGGAGGGTGAAGGATAAGAAAATAGTCTCCAAACTGAAAGACAATGTATCTTGATCTATTAGTTGCGGACAGTGATGGATATATAAACTCGATTTACGACCAGCTAAAGACTTTTGGAAAgacttgaaaatatatttaatttttttttttctccttccagcgGTGGCGAAATTTCGGGAATTGTTTTCCGTGAAAGTCAGCGTTTTTCTCTCAGTGGAAGGGAGTGCTGACAAATCTTGAATTAtagttctgtttcttccttttgaaaataataataataatattaatattaattatattttctgttcttccctctAGGCCAGTATAAACGAATTTAAATATGTTGAACGGTTACAGTTATAACTTTCTTAAATGCTTAACTCTTTGGGGggttttctgtaattttttttttctctgaacaaCAGCCAGTGCCAAAAAGTGTCAGTTTTGATTTGGTACCGTAAACTTCAAAACACACcgagtggaaaaaaaaaaaaaatcaatcgGAAAATGCAAGAAAGCCGGAGTCCGGACCCGTGGCAGCACCCGGCTGCTGCCAGAACCCGCCGAGCCCACCGGGACCCGGAGAGAATTGCGAATTGCGTGGAGGGATAACGTCTGCAGCCggatttttaactgctttttcgAGGGAGGGTGACTCTCTCCGAGCTGTCGCGGGGCGCAAAGCGCAGTCCCAGCCGTGTCCCACCGCGCTCCCCGCTTCCGcaggtttgggtttgttggtgGTTCTGGCCGCGGTTTCGTTTTCAGTGGAAGGATTTCATATCCCCCGGCTGCCAAAGGAGCCGCCCGTTCCCGGGACGGGGCGCTCGGAGCccgggcgggcgctgccggccACGGGGCTGCGCGGCCGGGCGCTCCGCGGGGGCGCGGGTCGGGCACCGTGGGGCAGCGCTTTCGGCGGGACCGACGGGCCGGCTcgtcctgctgctggggagaggctACCGCTACAGAGGTGTGTATAAACCTGCGCAGACCTTGTGCAAAATGCCCGCTCCCTAGCCTGTCTGTCCGGACAAGCACAagcctcttctccttcctcccgcCGCGGCgcttaaaaaaaccttctgGTCGGAGGAGTGAAGTTCACCGCTAacttttaatttacaaaaataaacgGGTGTCAATGACAGAAGCAATAAATAAGGAATTCCAAAAGATGCCATAATTTATGTAGGCCGAAAGGCTAGGATTTTGTcgattttttattactttaaaccTAGTGCGCATGTTATGATATACACAGGGTAATCAGACACGCTAGTCAACTACTAGGAGAGAGAAGCGATATCCTCTCTGTTAACGTGCCTCGtctaattattaaaatgtgtgtgttcCAAACtagcattatttattataatatacTATTGCTCTAAACACTTTGATTACCAGTGTATGTGGGTAAGACATACGGTAAGACTATTTCTCCATAaaccatattttttccttttcttgtcttCAAGTCTGCTTTTACTTTGTGTTGGAAATGTGGGCTGAACTTCCAAGCTGTTAACGATGTTGCCAAACTGTTCCTGAACCGTCTTTAATAAAACGATTTCTTTTCGATATAcataaaaagagaggaagaaattggCCTTCTTTTTGCAGCAGGGCGTTTCGCGGGCTCCAGGCTGCCTGGGGTCTTCCCAGGGCCGCTTACAGGACGCGCttctggggaagggagaggtaGATACCATGCGAGGCGCGTTAAAGGAGGAAAGGCGTATCCGAGAGCGCCTTGCCGCTGGGGAAGGGGTTTTTGGGAGAAAGAAACGCTGCCGGCGAGACATACCCGGGGcgggaggcaggggagaggctGTCTTTTCCCCCTGCCCGCCAGcccggctctgcctgcccgGTGGCCGGCGGCGGCCCAGCGCCCCtttgttttcccctcccaaGCCGGCCCGGCACTTGCCGGAGTCCCGGCGGGGctccgcggcggcgggagcggccggcCCGGGGCAGCGCCCCTCCGTTCGCTCCGCAACCGGCTGGCTCCAGTGGGGCTTATCTTCCGCCTCCTCcgccctcttccttcccctttctcttccGCTTGCACGTTCACGGCTTTTGAGGCGTTTATTTTCCCCGAACGGACGAAAGAAGTCCGTTTCGGAGCGTTTCAGATTTTATCGCGAAGTGCATTTTTGTTTGGCTCTGGGAAAAGAGGAGACTTGTGGGGCACAAAGTTTAAGTACCTGGAACAGCCCTCTCTGCTGATGCAGCCTTGTTTTCTCTGAATGCTTTAAATTCTTCTCCCCCCGCCCTTggcacctcctcccccctccaccACACATACTCCGGTCCTATTAATTCTGGAGAAGCTTTTCGTCCCAGCGAGGCTCCCCGCAGACGGAAGGCCGGGCACTGCCGGAGCTGTTGTGTTTCCCGGCCGCGGAGCCGTCGCGGgctgctcccttcctccttccaggCTTAACCTTTGGCTTTGCCGGGCTCCAGGCTTTCAGAAGACGCAGCTTTGCCACGGCCAAAGCTCCCTTTCCCGGGGCAGGAGGAAACCCGAACTGGCTGGCAAATCGGTACCAGATGGAGAGGAGTCGCCTTTTAATTTCGTAACAACGTGCAGAAACATGAAGaaaccagcagccccagccaggaggaAGGCGAGGCCAGGGCCGCGGCCCGCGGCACATCAGGCAGTCCTCCTACCAGTGCCGATTAAAAGGGGTTTCTAAGCCTGGAGCCGGGGCATTGACGAGCGCTATTCAAAATCCCCGTGCCCGCAGCCTGGGCTCTTCCCAGGaggcgcggccccggccgggccccggcgctcggagccccccgcccgcgggcgcggccccgggccgccgccgcccagccccagctgcagccgGCCGTGCTTAGAGACAAGGGCATAATGACCCGCCTGAAATGCAGCGCGCATTACTGCGGATAATTACTATGTACCCCGACAAAGCGAACTGCAAATGCGCAGTGGCACGATGATGCATTGCAGGCCGGCCGGCTCGCCTGCCCGCAGCTACCATGGAGCTTGGCTCCTGTCAGGCAGCGCGATTTCCCAGCCATGTCTGAGGCAATCCTGCCATCTCCTGGACAACCCCCGGCATAGGCAGGGGAAGCCTTCGCCTCGCTTCAGG of Ciconia boyciana chromosome 10, ASM3463844v1, whole genome shotgun sequence contains these proteins:
- the HOXD13 gene encoding homeobox protein Hox-D13 → MCKAMSKAASWEMDGLRGDSSGGGGGGGGGGAPGQCRNFLSSPVFGAAHTGRAAAAAAAAAAASGFAYAGGGERSGAAARPDPPAKDCPGSAAPAAAPALGYGYHFGNGYYSCRMSHGVGIQQNALKSPPHASIGGFPVEKYMDVSSLTSTSVPANEVSSRAKEVSFYQGYTTPYQHVPGYIDMVSTFGSGEPRHETYISMEGYQSWTLANGWNSQVYCAKDQTQSSHFWKSSFPGDVALNQPDMCVYRRGRKKRVPYTKLQLKELENEYAINKFINKDKRRRISAATNLSERQVTIWFQNRRVKDKKIVSKLKDNVS